The stretch of DNA GCAAGATCAATATGTTTAGAGTCAATCCCTGCTAGCTTTGCCGCCGCTACCGCCATCAATAAATTTTGGCGATTGTGCTTACCCAAAAGCTGCCAATGGGAGATCGGAAAAACAGACTCACCTCTAAATCTCACCCATCCTTCATGAATACAAGCGCCATCGGCGATCGCTTCGACGACCTGTTCATCAAGCCCTGTCCAAATCGCTTTCGGCCACATTGCTGCACCAAAATTCACCAAATATGGATCATTACCATTGAGGATTATGTTGGCAGATTGATCGATTAAACTAGCCTTGATATTGCGATAGGCATCAAGGGTATAGTGGCGGTTGAGGTGATCTGGAGTAAAAGTAGTCCAGATACCAATTTGGGGCTTGACAGTTTTTGCTGATTCGATCTGATAGCTGCTTAGTTCGGCAATAATCCAATCAGGATTAAGTTTTTGCTGTAATACCTGTAAAGCTATTTCGCAAGCGGGAAAGCCAATATTGCCGCAGGCGATCGCCTTTAACCCCGCCTCCTGAAAAATCGCCGTTGTCAGCGATGTGACAGTAGTCTTTCCGTTAGTTCCTGTGATACCTACCCAAGGAATATGCTTAAGATATCGCCATGCAAGTTCGATCTCACCGATTGTATCAATACCAAGAGATCGCGCCTGTTCAACTTCTTGCCGATCCCAAGGCACACCTGGGCTAACAGCCACGAGGTCTACATTTTGCCCCGATTCAATTAATCTGGCAAAGTCAGGAAATCCTCCAAGCTCAACCGCAATTCCTTCCGACTCTAAAACTTGCTTACGCTGCTCTAAGCTAGGACTAACACTGCTATCACTAACTGTCACTTGCCAGCCATCAGCTTTAAGCAATTTTGCCGCAGAAATTCCAGACTGTCCCAGTCCCAGTACATA from Pseudanabaena sp. BC1403 encodes:
- the murD gene encoding UDP-N-acetylmuramoyl-L-alanine--D-glutamate ligase — translated: MHQAYVLGLGQSGISAAKLLKADGWQVTVSDSSVSPSLEQRKQVLESEGIAVELGGFPDFARLIESGQNVDLVAVSPGVPWDRQEVEQARSLGIDTIGEIELAWRYLKHIPWVGITGTNGKTTVTSLTTAIFQEAGLKAIACGNIGFPACEIALQVLQQKLNPDWIIAELSSYQIESAKTVKPQIGIWTTFTPDHLNRHYTLDAYRNIKASLIDQSANIILNGNDPYLVNFGAAMWPKAIWTGLDEQVVEAIADGACIHEGWVRFRGESVFPISHWQLLGKHNRQNLLMAVAAAKLAGIDSKHIDLAISSFQGVPHRLEHICFYEGIAFINDSKATNYDAAEVGLRAVKPPVVLIAGGQPKQGDASAWLEQIHQRAISVLLIGEAANLFAEMLKDTGFKNYQIVETLENAVKQAAHIAHSRAHNHPSQPLPTVLFSPACASFDQFANFEQRGDRFRQLCQELCQEFR